Proteins encoded together in one Thermococcus gammatolerans EJ3 window:
- a CDS encoding SDR family oxidoreductase, with product MIGIDLSGRLAFTTASSKGIGFGVARVLARAGADVILLSRSEENLKKAREKIMSESSVDVSYIIADLTKREDLERTVRELSEIGEPDVFFFSTGGPKPGYFMEMSMEDWEKAVRLLLYPAVYLTRAIVPAMERKGFGRIIYSTSVAIKEPIPNIALSNVVRISMAGLVRTLAKELGPKGITVNGIMPGIIRTDRVIQLAEDRAKREGKTIEEALAEYAKPIPAGRLGEPEEIGYLVAFLASDLGSYINGAMIPVDGGRLNSVF from the coding sequence ATGATAGGAATAGACCTCTCGGGCAGGCTGGCCTTCACAACGGCGTCGAGCAAGGGAATCGGCTTTGGGGTTGCGAGAGTCTTAGCGAGAGCCGGTGCGGACGTCATACTGCTCTCGCGCAGCGAGGAGAACCTCAAAAAGGCGCGGGAGAAGATAATGAGCGAGAGCAGCGTTGACGTGAGCTACATCATCGCCGATCTGACCAAGAGGGAAGACCTTGAGCGAACTGTGAGGGAACTCTCCGAGATAGGAGAGCCCGACGTGTTCTTCTTCTCGACGGGCGGGCCGAAGCCGGGTTACTTCATGGAGATGAGCATGGAAGACTGGGAAAAGGCCGTGAGGCTGCTCCTGTACCCGGCAGTTTACCTCACGAGGGCCATCGTTCCGGCTATGGAGCGTAAGGGATTCGGGAGAATCATTTACTCGACGAGCGTCGCTATAAAGGAGCCAATTCCGAACATAGCCCTGAGCAACGTCGTCAGAATTTCGATGGCTGGTCTCGTGAGAACCCTCGCGAAGGAGCTCGGTCCAAAGGGCATAACGGTGAACGGAATAATGCCCGGCATAATAAGAACCGACAGGGTGATTCAGCTCGCGGAGGACAGGGCGAAGAGGGAAGGAAAGACCATCGAAGAGGCCCTTGCGGAGTACGCGAAGCCCATACCAGCTGGAAGGCTTGGGGAGCCGGAGGAAATAGGATACCTCGTTGCGTTCCTCGCCAGCGACCTCGGTTCTTACATCAACGGGGCCATGATTCCGGTGGACGGAGGAAGGCTGAATTCCGTCTTTTGA
- a CDS encoding M24 family metallopeptidase: protein MRGNPEIFKKRVERFQELLRKNEIDGAVIRTLSSFIYFTGTKWLRPSLLIPSEGEPVVFVVKEEAELFRERSWIENVVEYQRVEDLMGGVVGWIHRNGMERVGLEFGVERDAYLLFLKLFQRLNPTVEVVDVLDLTMGLRMIKDDWELENIRKAGEIARKGMSVAEDVIKPGLSELEIAAEVMRELMLLGSEEPKVYVSTTPRVHAEPFRDLKVPENGVVTVVIGTDWNHYHANIARTFTVGEPGGRVREAMDVKKEAYELALRETKVGVVLNTVERKLASFFRERGFGDAYIAGYTHSVGLLIEELPMPTIVVPTRAEKVRENMVLSIVHSPLMIPEGAIKHEDTYIVKKDGLEKVT, encoded by the coding sequence ATGAGGGGTAACCCCGAGATTTTCAAGAAACGAGTTGAGCGCTTTCAAGAGCTTTTGAGAAAGAACGAGATAGATGGTGCCGTCATCAGGACGCTCTCCAGTTTCATATATTTCACCGGAACCAAGTGGCTCAGGCCGAGCCTTCTGATTCCTTCCGAGGGAGAGCCGGTAGTTTTCGTCGTTAAGGAGGAGGCGGAACTCTTCAGGGAAAGAAGCTGGATTGAAAACGTGGTTGAGTACCAGCGCGTTGAGGATCTGATGGGTGGCGTCGTGGGCTGGATTCACAGGAACGGCATGGAGAGGGTTGGTCTGGAGTTCGGCGTCGAGAGGGACGCTTACCTTCTCTTCCTCAAGCTCTTCCAGAGGCTTAACCCGACGGTGGAGGTGGTTGATGTACTCGACCTCACGATGGGCCTGAGGATGATAAAGGACGACTGGGAGCTTGAGAACATTCGGAAGGCGGGGGAGATAGCGCGGAAGGGAATGAGCGTCGCCGAGGACGTGATAAAACCGGGCCTCAGCGAGCTTGAGATAGCGGCTGAGGTGATGAGGGAGCTCATGCTCCTTGGAAGTGAGGAGCCAAAGGTCTACGTCTCGACGACTCCAAGGGTTCACGCCGAACCGTTCCGCGATCTAAAGGTCCCGGAGAACGGTGTTGTTACCGTCGTTATAGGGACCGACTGGAACCACTACCACGCCAATATCGCGAGAACGTTCACCGTTGGTGAACCCGGCGGGAGGGTCAGGGAGGCGATGGACGTCAAGAAGGAAGCTTACGAACTCGCCCTACGGGAGACGAAGGTTGGCGTTGTATTGAACACCGTTGAGAGAAAGCTAGCTAGCTTCTTCAGGGAGAGGGGATTCGGCGATGCTTACATAGCCGGTTACACCCACAGCGTCGGCCTTCTAATCGAGGAACTCCCGATGCCCACGATAGTTGTGCCCACGAGGGCAGAAAAGGTTCGCGAGAACATGGTTCTGAGCATCGTCCACTCCCCGCTAATGATTCCTGAGGGTGCTATAAAGCACGAGGATACTTACATCGTCAAAAAGGACGGGCTGGAGAAGGTGACCTGA
- a CDS encoding class II SORL domain-containing protein, with translation MLSGTIKSGDWKGEKHVPVIEYEKDGDLVKVEVSVGKEIPHPNTPEHHIAWIELWFHPEEENFPVLVGRAEFSNHSDPLTEPRAVFFFKTQKKGKLYALSYCNIHGLWENEVQLE, from the coding sequence ATGCTTAGCGGAACCATAAAGAGTGGAGACTGGAAGGGGGAGAAGCACGTCCCCGTTATAGAGTACGAGAAGGACGGCGACCTCGTCAAGGTCGAGGTCAGCGTTGGAAAGGAGATACCGCACCCGAACACGCCCGAGCACCACATAGCGTGGATAGAGCTCTGGTTCCACCCTGAGGAGGAGAACTTCCCCGTTCTCGTTGGCAGGGCTGAGTTCAGCAACCACAGCGACCCGCTGACCGAGCCTAGGGCGGTCTTCTTCTTCAAGACCCAGAAAAAGGGCAAGCTCTACGCGCTCAGCTACTGCAACATCCACGGCCTCTGGGAGAACGAGGTTCAGCTTGAGTGA